The Gemmatimonadota bacterium genome includes a window with the following:
- a CDS encoding efflux RND transporter permease subunit — MPNKPRGHGEAPGPIAYMAGNGVAANLLMIAILVAGVASLLGLELESWPTVPFNQVEVSVAYPGASPEDVEEAIVAKIEDEVDGLDGVKSVRSVAAPGMASVRVVMRSGTDMNDALADVEAAVARIQTFPGEAERPQIRELTNALSVLRLIVYGDVSERSLKGIAYGIEDELAALPSVSLVETSGVRNYEISIEVPLQRLRALGLTLEDVANAIRRGSLNLSAGSIDTEQSRVRVRTLGQSYDQQDFEDIVLIGRTDGAAVRLGDVADVRDGFQATGLIVRHDGLPAVFIEVSRADGERVMNVVGAVRGHLADEVVPSLPEGVNVTIWNDESGAFEERAAILIKNGLIGLLLVLIALGLFLELRLAFWVAVGLGISAVGALAVMFAFDMAIHAVSLFSFVLAIGIVVDDAIVVSEHVHLERMRGTPGLAAAIRGARRIKTPLIFAVLTTIAAFVPLLFIPGGVGQTWKPLPTIVIAMLAISLIESLLVLPNHLSLHLQGPDWKPGTRFERFVVGNQGRVNSQLARFVQGPLHRAVSVATDRPGLTLSVAVALLIVCGAMVPAGIVRFTFATEVEGDFAIATLEMPDETTAERTYEVARELEAAGHRAIEALSEDRPADAPPLLSGVIITVGQRAGAEGGGLSPNPNLNPEANVATVSLKLLEAQHRTIPTGEVVQAWREEVGAPPYVRGITISGQIYTLGNPVEAVLSHSDPERLAVLATSVVDGLREVGGVHDIRSGVTAGVPEIQLELLPEARTLDLTLADLASQTRGAFFGAEALRVQRGREEVRVYARLPEDQRNSIADIEGFLVRTASGAEVPVSRVAALSLGRSPTAIHREDGKRVVRVTADVDPAVISGGRATGILEDRILAPLVAEDPELNYTFGGEQQEQLESMNALGPGFGIAMILIFSLLAIPLRSYTKPFIIMAAIPFGLVGVILGHWILGVALSSESFIGLFGLAGVVVNDSLVMIDFIDQELEKGLPTRTAIIEGAKGRFRPIMLTSLTTFLGFTPLILEDAIQAQFFVPFSASVGCGVLFTTVILMFLVPALTSVRLRWVAHRERARSRPDVGVGKAVASAAPRYRRTWP; from the coding sequence ATGCCGAACAAGCCGCGCGGTCACGGAGAAGCTCCCGGTCCCATCGCCTACATGGCGGGAAACGGTGTCGCCGCCAACCTCCTGATGATCGCCATACTCGTCGCCGGCGTGGCGTCTTTGCTTGGACTCGAGCTGGAATCGTGGCCCACGGTGCCCTTCAACCAGGTGGAGGTCTCCGTGGCCTATCCGGGCGCCTCCCCGGAAGACGTGGAGGAGGCCATCGTCGCGAAGATCGAAGACGAGGTCGACGGGTTGGACGGCGTGAAGTCGGTGAGATCGGTTGCCGCCCCCGGCATGGCTTCGGTCAGAGTGGTGATGCGCTCGGGCACGGACATGAACGACGCGCTGGCCGATGTCGAGGCGGCGGTCGCTCGCATTCAGACTTTTCCGGGCGAGGCCGAACGTCCCCAGATCCGGGAGCTGACCAACGCGCTGAGCGTCTTGCGCCTGATCGTCTACGGCGATGTGAGCGAGCGGTCGCTGAAGGGGATCGCGTACGGCATCGAGGACGAGCTCGCCGCGCTGCCCTCCGTCTCACTGGTGGAGACGAGCGGCGTGCGCAACTACGAGATCTCGATCGAGGTGCCCTTGCAGCGACTGCGAGCCCTCGGTCTCACGCTGGAAGACGTTGCCAACGCCATTCGTCGCGGCTCGCTGAACCTGTCCGCCGGAAGCATCGACACCGAACAGTCCCGGGTCCGGGTACGCACGCTGGGACAGAGCTACGATCAGCAGGACTTCGAGGATATCGTCCTCATCGGCCGCACCGACGGCGCCGCGGTCCGGTTGGGCGATGTCGCCGACGTACGTGACGGGTTCCAAGCCACTGGTCTGATCGTCAGGCACGACGGCTTGCCGGCGGTCTTCATAGAGGTCTCGAGGGCCGACGGGGAGAGGGTGATGAACGTGGTGGGAGCCGTTCGAGGCCACCTCGCCGACGAGGTCGTCCCCTCCCTCCCGGAGGGTGTGAACGTCACCATCTGGAACGACGAATCGGGCGCATTCGAAGAGCGTGCCGCCATCCTCATCAAGAACGGTCTCATCGGGCTTCTGCTTGTACTGATCGCTCTGGGGCTCTTTCTCGAACTCCGGCTCGCGTTCTGGGTGGCGGTCGGTCTCGGGATTTCGGCCGTCGGCGCCTTGGCCGTCATGTTCGCGTTCGACATGGCGATCCACGCGGTCTCCCTGTTCTCGTTCGTCCTCGCCATCGGGATCGTCGTCGACGACGCGATCGTCGTTTCCGAACACGTCCATCTCGAACGAATGCGGGGGACGCCGGGCCTGGCCGCGGCGATTCGCGGTGCGCGACGGATCAAGACGCCCCTCATCTTCGCCGTGCTCACGACGATCGCCGCGTTCGTCCCACTACTCTTCATCCCGGGGGGCGTGGGCCAAACCTGGAAGCCGCTTCCGACCATCGTGATCGCGATGCTGGCGATCTCCCTGATCGAGTCGCTTCTGGTGCTGCCCAACCACCTTTCCCTCCATCTCCAAGGCCCGGACTGGAAACCCGGAACGCGCTTCGAGAGATTCGTGGTCGGAAATCAGGGTCGCGTCAATTCTCAATTGGCGAGGTTCGTTCAGGGTCCGCTCCACCGGGCTGTGAGCGTCGCGACCGACCGACCCGGATTGACGCTCTCGGTCGCCGTCGCGCTGCTCATCGTGTGCGGCGCCATGGTGCCGGCCGGCATCGTGCGGTTCACGTTCGCGACGGAGGTCGAGGGGGACTTCGCGATCGCCACTCTCGAGATGCCCGACGAAACCACGGCCGAACGCACCTACGAGGTGGCGCGAGAACTCGAGGCGGCAGGCCACCGGGCTATCGAAGCCCTCTCCGAAGATCGGCCCGCCGATGCGCCTCCGCTCCTGTCGGGCGTCATTATCACCGTGGGTCAGCGGGCGGGGGCCGAAGGTGGCGGTCTGAGTCCCAACCCCAACCTCAACCCCGAGGCCAACGTGGCCACCGTTTCGCTGAAGCTTCTGGAAGCTCAGCATCGGACCATTCCCACGGGAGAGGTCGTACAGGCCTGGCGCGAGGAGGTGGGCGCGCCGCCCTACGTGCGCGGCATAACCATCAGCGGCCAGATCTACACTTTGGGCAACCCCGTCGAGGCAGTGCTCTCCCATTCGGATCCGGAACGACTCGCCGTCCTCGCGACCTCCGTCGTCGACGGCCTTCGCGAGGTCGGAGGCGTCCACGACATCCGTTCGGGCGTCACGGCCGGCGTCCCGGAAATCCAGCTCGAACTCCTGCCCGAGGCGAGAACGCTCGACCTCACCCTTGCCGACCTCGCCTCGCAGACCAGAGGCGCGTTCTTCGGCGCGGAAGCGTTGCGCGTCCAGCGCGGCCGGGAGGAGGTTCGCGTCTACGCGCGGCTTCCCGAGGACCAGCGCAACTCGATCGCCGACATCGAAGGCTTCCTCGTGCGGACGGCGAGCGGCGCCGAGGTCCCGGTCAGCCGTGTAGCCGCGCTGAGTCTGGGCAGGTCGCCGACCGCCATTCATCGCGAGGACGGCAAGCGGGTCGTCAGGGTGACGGCGGATGTGGATCCGGCAGTGATCTCCGGCGGGCGGGCCACCGGAATTCTGGAAGACAGGATCCTGGCGCCACTGGTCGCCGAGGACCCCGAATTGAACTACACCTTCGGGGGCGAACAGCAGGAGCAGCTGGAATCCATGAACGCGCTGGGCCCCGGATTCGGAATCGCGATGATCCTGATCTTCTCTCTGCTGGCCATTCCCCTACGCTCCTACACCAAACCGTTCATCATAATGGCCGCGATCCCGTTCGGGCTCGTCGGGGTGATTCTGGGCCACTGGATTCTGGGCGTCGCCCTGAGCTCCGAGTCCTTCATCGGGCTCTTCGGCCTGGCCGGCGTCGTGGTGAACGACTCGCTCGTGATGATCGACTTCATCGACCAGGAACTCGAGAAAGGACTTCCCACCCGGACGGCGATCATCGAGGGAGCCAAGGGGCGGTTCCGTCCGATCATGCTGACCTCTCTGACCACCTTCCTCGGCTTCACGCCCCTGATCCTGGAAGACGCGATTCAAGCGCAGTTCTTCGTCCCCTTCTCGGCTTCCGTCGGGTGCGGCGTCCTCTTCACGACGGTCATCCTGATGTTTCTGGTGCCGGCCCTGACCTCGGTCCGGCTGAGGTGGGTCGCGCACCGGGAAAGGGCTCGGAGTCGCCCCGATGTCGGTGTCGGCAAGGCGGTCGCTTCCGCAGCTCCCCGATACCGCCGGACATGGCCCTGA
- a CDS encoding DUF3667 domain-containing protein, which translates to MPKTPRDSLPAAVSAPTELCFNCGGVRADRFCARCGQSSSNLVRPLLSVVWEFVREAFEVDGRVPRTLRRLFFSPGSLTEEFSKNRRARYTSPVRLYLFASFLCFMVLSIFFDGSLGGGPEPDLAFTSGGEPIQAPRTADVDPAQVSKVKELVGPRRASQMDDVLFRPEGEWSKDLLYLVLVIFGQDGTTAGPENAADDVADAATASSEAGTEMVDTDGGTVAEVADSATETAGPFVDVEASTPDSTDGSDADSVEDQDSAEEENDNDDAGDEDGGFDTILARQLAGSLIALAHDADTFWQDMLGRMPVAMFILLPVLAVMLKLFHLRHKRFLIEHLVFTMHVQTFSFALLTLCGGALMLFRSNAVAALIGTVFLVIPWFYLLIGLRRFYREGWVRTFFKCVLLSGAYSGLMGLLLFAAFLSG; encoded by the coding sequence ATGCCCAAGACGCCACGCGACTCCTTACCGGCCGCCGTGTCCGCACCGACCGAGCTCTGCTTCAATTGCGGAGGGGTTCGCGCCGATCGCTTCTGCGCGCGCTGCGGGCAGAGCTCGAGCAACCTGGTCCGCCCGCTGCTGAGCGTGGTGTGGGAGTTCGTGCGCGAGGCGTTCGAGGTGGACGGTCGGGTACCAAGGACGCTGCGCCGCCTCTTCTTCAGCCCCGGCTCGCTCACGGAGGAGTTCTCCAAGAACCGACGGGCCCGCTACACGTCGCCGGTGCGTCTCTACCTCTTCGCCAGCTTCCTCTGCTTCATGGTACTCTCGATCTTCTTCGACGGCTCCCTTGGCGGTGGACCGGAACCCGACCTGGCGTTCACTTCCGGCGGTGAGCCCATACAGGCGCCGAGGACCGCGGATGTCGATCCGGCGCAGGTCAGCAAGGTGAAGGAGCTCGTCGGACCGCGGCGCGCCTCGCAAATGGACGACGTGCTCTTCCGGCCCGAGGGCGAGTGGTCCAAGGATCTGCTCTACCTGGTTCTGGTGATTTTCGGGCAGGACGGTACGACCGCCGGCCCGGAGAACGCTGCCGACGACGTCGCGGACGCCGCTACGGCATCCTCCGAGGCCGGAACGGAGATGGTCGACACGGACGGTGGCACGGTCGCCGAGGTGGCGGATTCGGCCACGGAAACGGCCGGGCCATTCGTGGACGTGGAGGCATCGACCCCGGACTCCACCGACGGGTCGGACGCCGACAGCGTCGAGGACCAGGACTCCGCCGAGGAGGAGAATGACAACGATGACGCCGGTGACGAGGACGGTGGGTTCGACACCATCCTGGCCCGCCAGCTGGCGGGCAGCCTGATCGCCCTCGCCCACGACGCGGACACGTTTTGGCAGGACATGCTCGGCAGAATGCCGGTCGCGATGTTCATCCTTCTGCCCGTCTTGGCCGTCATGCTGAAGCTGTTTCATCTCAGACACAAGCGCTTCCTGATCGAGCACCTGGTCTTCACCATGCACGTTCAGACGTTCAGCTTCGCTCTCCTCACACTGTGCGGCGGCGCCCTGATGCTGTTCAGGTCGAACGCGGTGGCCGCACTGATCGGAACGGTCTTCCTCGTGATACCTTGGTTCTACCTCCTGATCGGCCTTCGCCGCTTCTACCGGGAGGGCTGGGTACGGACCTTCTTCAAATGCGTCTTGCTGAGCGGAGCGTACTCGGGCCTGATGGGGCTGCTGCTCTTCGCGGCGTTTCTGTCGGGTTGA
- a CDS encoding glutamyl-tRNA amidotransferase: protein MAAGPAAAFALACSSTPDPVSVVETTIPEIRDSVLSGGTTCRNVVEAHLDRIEAYEERLNAITVVNPRALDRADELDDAIARGEGAGPLFCVPMLVKDNFDTHDLMTTGGSAALMGSLPPDDAFMVRRIREAGAIVIAKTNMAEWAFSPRQSVSSSFDTTRNAYALDRVPAGSSGGTASGVAASFGVIGLGSDTGNSIRGPSSRLALVGIRSTIGLTSRDGVVPLSFDRDIAGPMGRTVEDVARVFSVVAGYDPADPYTEPARDRLAENYLERLDPRGLEGARIGVLRALADPEETDPEIARLFESALTDLAGLGAEIVDPLAFDVRAQLEREGMFCRRFRFDMRAYLASLGAAAPISDVIEVLETGDFGEDAERSLRSYEDAVFDLHPSEWDPPCPDYTDNAGRQAYLADLVSAMDSAGIDALVYPTWLSLPAHIDRANEEYSGDNSQRVAPATGMPAITVPMGFTGAHPAGLQILGRPWDDGLLFQYAYAYEQGTLHRRPPPGFPELATHTSLRE from the coding sequence ATTGCCGCCGGGCCGGCGGCGGCGTTCGCACTCGCCTGCTCGTCGACTCCCGATCCTGTCTCCGTCGTCGAAACGACCATCCCGGAGATTCGGGACTCGGTGCTTTCGGGCGGAACCACGTGCAGGAACGTGGTCGAGGCGCATCTCGACCGGATCGAGGCGTACGAGGAGCGGTTGAACGCGATCACCGTCGTGAATCCGCGAGCTCTCGATCGCGCGGACGAGCTCGACGATGCCATCGCCCGAGGGGAGGGTGCCGGACCGCTCTTCTGCGTGCCCATGCTGGTGAAGGACAACTTCGACACCCACGACCTGATGACGACGGGCGGGTCGGCGGCCCTCATGGGCAGCCTGCCGCCCGACGACGCCTTCATGGTGAGGCGCATCCGGGAGGCGGGCGCGATCGTGATCGCCAAGACCAACATGGCCGAATGGGCGTTCAGTCCGCGGCAGTCCGTCAGCTCCTCCTTCGACACCACCCGCAACGCCTACGCTCTCGACCGCGTGCCTGCGGGCTCCAGCGGAGGGACAGCCTCGGGCGTCGCCGCGAGCTTCGGGGTGATCGGCCTCGGGAGCGACACCGGAAACTCCATCCGGGGGCCGTCTTCCCGGCTGGCCTTGGTGGGCATCCGCTCGACGATCGGACTCACCAGTCGCGATGGGGTCGTCCCGCTCTCCTTCGACCGCGACATCGCCGGGCCGATGGGGCGGACCGTGGAGGACGTGGCCCGCGTCTTTTCCGTCGTCGCCGGATACGATCCGGCCGACCCCTATACCGAGCCGGCCCGCGACCGTCTTGCGGAAAACTACCTCGAACGGCTCGATCCGCGCGGTTTGGAAGGTGCTCGCATCGGGGTGCTGCGAGCCCTGGCGGATCCTGAGGAGACCGATCCGGAAATTGCTCGGCTCTTCGAGAGCGCCTTGACGGATCTTGCCGGACTGGGGGCGGAGATCGTCGATCCTCTCGCGTTCGACGTGCGCGCGCAGCTCGAGCGCGAAGGCATGTTTTGCAGACGCTTCCGCTTCGACATGCGGGCGTACCTGGCCTCACTGGGCGCCGCCGCTCCCATTTCAGACGTGATCGAGGTCCTGGAGACGGGTGACTTCGGAGAGGACGCGGAGCGGTCGCTGCGCTCGTACGAGGACGCCGTTTTCGACCTCCATCCTTCCGAATGGGATCCTCCCTGTCCCGACTACACCGACAACGCGGGACGCCAGGCGTACCTCGCCGACCTCGTGTCCGCCATGGACTCGGCGGGAATCGACGCCCTCGTCTATCCGACTTGGCTGAGCCTGCCCGCGCACATCGACCGGGCGAACGAGGAATACTCAGGCGACAACTCCCAACGTGTCGCACCTGCGACCGGAATGCCCGCTATCACAGTACCGATGGGCTTCACCGGAGCCCACCCGGCCGGACTTCAAATTCTTGGCCGCCCCTGGGACGACGGCCTGCTCTTCCAGTACGCCTACGCCTACGAGCAGGGCACGCTCCACCGCCGTCCGCCGCCCGGATTCCCCGAACTCGCAACCCACACGTCACTTCGTGAATAA